The following are encoded in a window of Pontiella desulfatans genomic DNA:
- a CDS encoding helix-turn-helix domain-containing protein → MNRKNLQLTKSPVKANAADQLKKTGLAVEYFPAFEQKTHEFHTHNFVEMLFVINGTFRHVTADRTVDETAGGLTILNYNQFHTLKTPNGPVELMNVYWDLKKQPVPDLPDPLAARLQDLIPIHPMLGHRLNRIRRLHVPDPGRFTQILHLLHREQQASSQGSEAAIETLFRLVLIELCRIAPAGLNPPENEINPRMETVRLYLETHFAEPIRLDTLCELSNLRQANLCRQFKAYTGLSTGNYLKQRRLAAALQKLRTTSDKILTICHDCGFSDISNFNRTFRSAFSTPPSEYRRQNHPPV, encoded by the coding sequence ATGAATCGTAAAAATTTACAGCTGACCAAATCCCCGGTTAAGGCCAATGCGGCGGATCAATTAAAAAAAACGGGACTGGCCGTGGAATATTTCCCGGCCTTTGAACAGAAAACGCATGAGTTCCACACCCATAATTTTGTCGAAATGCTCTTCGTCATCAACGGAACCTTCCGACACGTCACCGCCGATCGGACTGTTGATGAAACCGCCGGCGGGCTCACCATCCTCAACTATAACCAGTTCCACACCCTCAAAACGCCGAACGGACCGGTCGAACTGATGAACGTCTATTGGGACCTGAAAAAACAGCCCGTACCTGACCTGCCCGATCCGCTGGCTGCACGCCTGCAGGACCTGATCCCGATACACCCCATGCTCGGTCACCGCCTAAACCGCATCCGGCGCCTGCACGTACCCGACCCCGGACGCTTCACGCAAATCCTGCACCTTCTCCATCGCGAACAGCAGGCATCGTCCCAGGGAAGCGAAGCGGCCATCGAGACCCTCTTCAGGCTGGTGCTCATCGAACTGTGCCGTATTGCACCGGCCGGTCTCAACCCGCCAGAAAACGAAATCAATCCGCGCATGGAAACGGTGCGGCTTTATCTGGAAACTCACTTCGCGGAGCCCATTCGGCTGGATACCCTCTGCGAACTGTCCAACCTTCGGCAAGCCAATCTCTGCCGGCAGTTCAAAGCCTACACCGGACTCTCCACCGGGAACTACCTGAAACAGCGCCGCCTCGCCGCCGCCCTTCAAAAGCTGCGCACCACCAGCGACAAGATACTCACCATCTGCCACGACTGCGGCTTTTCCGATATCTCCAACTTTAACCGCACCTTCCGAAGTGCATTCAGCACGCCCCCCTCCGAATACCGCAGACAAAACCACCCGCCCGTTTAA
- a CDS encoding autotransporter outer membrane beta-barrel domain-containing protein translates to MKKILKWMMVGFLVVLSAQAGTVWDESFSALPAWDDDFAPVSMWEDDFSGSLSSNWTVFTQGPAASVTHSNSTMVLDSGDENGGRQAAVNTTTDETGTVSNFNGEALYNFYDHQVSARFDIASITGSNATKRNVFYFSIGDDAGGNYMPMDGVIDDGIGYVIEQVTETPYWRIQYVTSEGGVPGAGGVVANISGVPSAITYTLDGNNVTIQMEGATITAVGSQGNGTVGGSNLTATVADFSANISGYTLAYGAYNRGTVAEKTVVTLDDVSVDVGGGLNENWTVKENGSGASVSQPGTTMVLDTAGTGGGRQAVVSTTTDETGTMSTYNGEKLYNFYKHPVQARFDIDSFTGGTTPGRSVFFCSIGYDSDGNYMPQSTLLDDGISFVIERTAGAPYWRLMRTKMVSGAETSDALGTLNGYPTAITYAMDGTNVTITIEGTTFAYVPPADATSISSTQIQTTVDDISANLTEYVLAYGVHNRGTVSTGTVVAVDAFSVEIGGGLNENWAAYTAGAGAGSTQTGGQLIMDTGVAAGSARAGLFTASDETGAVTTFNGAQLYDFYDHLVKARFEIDSIDGVSPEGNKRNVFYCTIGEDAGDNYLAQNTVLDDGICIALEQLNVTTSNEYWRFTIVASQGSSTIEGGWAADISGVPTAIDLTFNGGQIIVDMEGAVVTVPGDDIGESVTNGTTIVANFTNDLSSAIGTYNLAYAAHNRATVTEKTVVTLNAMTVTVEAKTYSTWAESWGVDIGSETNDYDGDYVDNLGEYGLGGDPTDPADKGQTSVALDGTTLVYAHAQHSSDGNLTYWLETTDDLLNPSWTNIGYSVVGTNVTGETYDFVTNTVPTDADQTFIRLRIQNN, encoded by the coding sequence ATGAAGAAAATATTGAAGTGGATGATGGTTGGATTCCTGGTTGTGCTGAGCGCGCAGGCGGGGACAGTTTGGGATGAAAGTTTCAGCGCGCTTCCGGCGTGGGATGATGATTTTGCCCCGGTGTCGATGTGGGAGGACGACTTCAGCGGATCGCTCAGTTCGAACTGGACGGTCTTTACCCAAGGGCCAGCCGCATCCGTGACGCATTCGAATTCAACCATGGTCTTGGATTCCGGCGATGAGAACGGCGGCCGACAGGCGGCGGTCAACACAACGACGGACGAAACCGGCACGGTTTCCAACTTTAACGGAGAAGCGCTCTACAATTTTTATGACCATCAGGTGAGCGCCCGTTTTGATATTGCATCCATTACCGGCAGCAACGCCACTAAACGCAACGTATTCTATTTTTCGATCGGTGATGATGCGGGTGGAAACTATATGCCGATGGATGGCGTGATCGACGACGGAATCGGGTATGTGATTGAACAGGTGACTGAGACACCGTATTGGCGGATTCAGTATGTGACTTCCGAAGGGGGAGTTCCGGGAGCAGGAGGCGTTGTTGCCAATATCAGCGGTGTCCCCAGCGCCATCACCTATACGTTGGATGGTAACAACGTCACCATTCAGATGGAGGGTGCAACGATTACGGCGGTCGGCAGTCAGGGTAACGGCACCGTGGGCGGCTCCAACCTGACGGCGACGGTGGCGGATTTTTCCGCCAATATTTCCGGCTACACATTGGCCTATGGAGCGTATAATCGGGGCACGGTGGCCGAAAAAACCGTGGTAACGCTGGATGATGTGTCCGTGGATGTCGGCGGCGGTTTGAACGAAAACTGGACGGTGAAGGAAAACGGATCCGGCGCTTCGGTGTCGCAGCCGGGAACCACGATGGTACTGGATACGGCCGGCACAGGCGGCGGTCGCCAGGCGGTGGTCAGCACGACCACGGACGAGACCGGCACGATGTCCACCTACAACGGTGAAAAACTCTACAACTTTTATAAACATCCGGTTCAGGCACGATTCGATATTGATTCCTTTACAGGGGGGACAACCCCGGGTCGCAGTGTCTTTTTCTGCTCGATCGGGTATGATTCCGACGGCAACTATATGCCGCAGAGCACCCTGCTGGATGACGGCATCTCGTTCGTGATTGAGCGCACGGCAGGCGCTCCCTATTGGCGCCTGATGAGAACAAAAATGGTTTCCGGAGCAGAAACCAGCGATGCGCTGGGTACCCTGAACGGATACCCCACAGCGATCACCTATGCGATGGATGGAACCAACGTTACCATTACCATCGAAGGCACCACCTTTGCGTATGTTCCCCCGGCGGATGCCACTTCGATCAGCTCGACGCAGATTCAGACCACGGTCGATGACATTTCAGCCAACCTGACCGAGTATGTCCTGGCGTACGGTGTCCACAACCGCGGCACGGTCTCGACAGGAACCGTGGTGGCGGTGGATGCATTTTCGGTGGAAATCGGTGGAGGCCTGAACGAAAACTGGGCGGCATATACCGCAGGTGCCGGTGCTGGGTCGACCCAGACGGGCGGGCAGCTCATTATGGATACCGGCGTTGCTGCGGGAAGTGCCCGTGCAGGGCTGTTTACTGCAAGCGACGAAACCGGTGCGGTAACCACCTTCAATGGTGCGCAACTGTATGATTTCTATGATCATCTGGTGAAAGCACGCTTTGAAATCGACTCGATCGACGGGGTGTCACCTGAAGGGAATAAACGGAACGTCTTTTATTGCACGATCGGCGAAGACGCCGGCGACAACTATCTGGCACAGAACACCGTGCTTGATGATGGAATCTGTATTGCGCTTGAACAACTGAATGTCACCACCAGCAACGAATACTGGCGCTTCACGATTGTTGCCAGCCAGGGTTCATCCACGATTGAAGGGGGCTGGGCGGCGGATATCAGCGGTGTGCCGACCGCGATCGACCTCACCTTCAACGGCGGTCAGATCATTGTTGATATGGAAGGGGCTGTGGTTACGGTTCCCGGCGATGACATTGGCGAATCCGTCACCAACGGAACCACCATTGTTGCTAACTTCACGAATGACCTTTCTTCAGCGATCGGAACCTACAACCTGGCCTATGCGGCGCATAACCGTGCAACCGTGACGGAAAAGACGGTGGTTACGCTCAATGCGATGACTGTAACCGTCGAGGCAAAAACCTATTCCACCTGGGCGGAAAGCTGGGGTGTGGATATCGGATCGGAAACCAACGACTATGATGGCGACTATGTCGATAACCTCGGCGAGTACGGCCTCGGCGGCGACCCGACCGATCCGGCGGACAAAGGCCAGACCAGTGTGGCGCTTGATGGAACCACCCTGGTTTATGCGCATGCGCAGCACAGCAGTGACGGAAACCTGACCTACTGGCTGGAAACCACCGACGACCTGCTGAATCCGAGCTGGACCAATATCGGCTATTCCGTGGTCGGAACCAACGTCACGGGCGAAACGTATGATTTCGTAACCAACACGGTGCCGACCGATGCGGACCAGACCTTCATCCGCCTGCGGATCCAGAATAATTAG
- a CDS encoding beta-galactosidase: MKTNHPFIFGAQYYRAPTPEPECWESDLQRMHELGFNHVKFWVQWRWSHRAPDRFVFDDIDRLMDLSDKNGLSVTLNTIFDVAPSWVLKEWPDSHPVTADGLPVLPRAFCFRQIGGFPGPCLNHPEAKQARNHFLETTVKRYADHPAMGMWDVWNEPEQNFVNRHPTVDKLTCFCPHCLAGFTEELKNQYGTIEALNAVWGRCYEDWDEIEAPRNGQTIKDFIDFRRYQLRVMEREAKARLDCVKANDPNHPAYLHVVPNTMRIFNSVTGVDDFAMAEPCDLFASTSNGGAIWPNQLISAGRGKTCYNVESHLNAGQISLHQKPLELDDVLSDLLPQIGAGVKGFLFWQYRPEVLGTEAPAWGLVRPDGSDRPVTRAVQQFGEALAPFMQQLIECTPEPAQVAIWKSTRNELFEFCARGDLSRLADHIEGYRIWFRKHNIPTININDALLEQSALDGIKLLVMPSCYCLTEAEAIALDQWVRNGGTLLCESHLGAWNETAGRHERTVPGCGLASTWNLHEVDSCASIHLSDSVGEPMAGGINPDVAKALGEEGGGLYFPITLNSGETLLGADTFAELTNGDWTPIAKHDGKTVIATRAIGSGTVFYCGTNLGCTLDQCPEAANSLLFQTMEKAGVSSPPLVKADPGIQFDILYRNEAPAFIVLQNTGNEPATANLDGPRKGLFSGKTGSSITLTPGETDLFHT, from the coding sequence ATGAAAACAAATCATCCATTTATATTCGGTGCGCAGTATTACCGCGCTCCAACGCCCGAACCGGAATGCTGGGAATCCGACCTGCAGCGCATGCACGAGCTGGGCTTTAACCATGTTAAATTCTGGGTGCAGTGGCGCTGGAGCCATCGCGCGCCTGATCGCTTCGTGTTCGACGACATCGACCGGCTGATGGATCTCTCCGACAAAAACGGGCTGTCTGTTACCCTCAACACCATCTTTGATGTCGCCCCGTCGTGGGTGCTGAAGGAATGGCCGGACTCGCATCCGGTCACGGCCGACGGACTGCCGGTGTTGCCGCGCGCCTTTTGCTTCCGCCAGATCGGCGGCTTCCCCGGCCCCTGCCTTAACCATCCGGAGGCCAAACAGGCGCGAAATCACTTTCTGGAAACCACGGTCAAGCGTTACGCCGATCATCCGGCCATGGGCATGTGGGATGTCTGGAATGAGCCGGAGCAGAATTTTGTAAACCGCCACCCAACCGTCGATAAACTCACCTGCTTCTGTCCGCACTGCCTGGCCGGATTTACGGAAGAACTGAAAAATCAATACGGCACCATCGAAGCACTCAACGCCGTATGGGGCCGGTGTTATGAAGACTGGGACGAGATTGAAGCGCCGCGCAACGGGCAGACGATCAAGGATTTTATCGACTTCCGCCGCTACCAGCTGCGCGTCATGGAACGCGAAGCAAAAGCGCGCCTCGACTGCGTGAAAGCCAACGATCCAAATCACCCCGCCTACCTGCATGTGGTGCCCAACACCATGCGCATCTTTAATTCGGTAACCGGCGTCGATGACTTTGCTATGGCCGAGCCGTGCGACCTCTTTGCCTCCACCTCCAACGGCGGGGCCATCTGGCCGAACCAGCTGATCTCGGCCGGGCGCGGAAAAACCTGTTACAACGTCGAAAGCCACCTCAATGCCGGACAGATTTCCCTGCACCAGAAACCGCTGGAACTCGACGATGTACTCAGCGACCTGCTACCGCAGATCGGCGCGGGGGTAAAGGGATTCCTTTTCTGGCAATATCGCCCGGAAGTACTCGGCACCGAGGCCCCCGCCTGGGGACTCGTACGCCCCGACGGCTCCGATCGCCCCGTCACCCGCGCTGTGCAGCAATTCGGCGAAGCGCTCGCGCCCTTTATGCAGCAACTGATCGAATGCACGCCCGAACCCGCGCAGGTGGCCATCTGGAAAAGCACGCGCAACGAACTGTTTGAATTCTGCGCGCGCGGCGACCTCAGCCGCCTCGCCGATCACATCGAGGGCTACCGCATCTGGTTCCGCAAACACAACATTCCTACCATCAACATCAACGATGCCCTGCTCGAACAAAGTGCGCTCGACGGTATCAAGCTGCTCGTTATGCCGTCCTGCTACTGCTTAACTGAAGCAGAAGCCATCGCACTCGATCAATGGGTACGCAACGGCGGAACGCTGCTGTGCGAATCCCATCTAGGGGCCTGGAACGAAACCGCCGGACGACACGAACGTACCGTGCCCGGTTGCGGACTCGCCTCAACATGGAACCTGCACGAAGTCGACAGTTGCGCCTCCATCCACCTGAGCGATTCCGTCGGCGAACCAATGGCCGGAGGCATCAACCCCGATGTGGCCAAGGCACTCGGCGAAGAAGGCGGCGGTCTCTATTTCCCGATCACATTGAACAGCGGAGAAACCCTGCTCGGCGCCGACACCTTTGCCGAGCTGACCAACGGCGACTGGACGCCCATTGCCAAACACGACGGAAAAACCGTCATCGCCACCCGCGCCATCGGCAGCGGAACGGTCTTTTACTGCGGCACCAACCTGGGTTGCACACTTGACCAATGCCCCGAAGCCGCGAACAGCCTGCTTTTCCAAACCATGGAAAAAGCCGGCGTTTCCTCCCCGCCCCTCGTAAAAGCCGACCCCGGCATCCAGTTCGATATCCTCTACCGGAACGAAGCCCCCGCCTTCATCGTCCTGCAGAACACCGGCAACGAACCCGCCACCGCAAATCTGGATGGACCCAGGAAAGGCCTCTTCTCCGGCAAGACCGGAAGCTCCATCACCCTCACCCCCGGAGAAACCGATCTTTTTCACACATAA
- a CDS encoding PEP-CTERM sorting domain-containing protein (PEP-CTERM proteins occur, often in large numbers, in the proteomes of bacteria that also encode an exosortase, a predicted intramembrane cysteine proteinase. The presence of a PEP-CTERM domain at a protein's C-terminus predicts cleavage within the sorting domain, followed by covalent anchoring to some some component of the (usually Gram-negative) cell surface. Many PEP-CTERM proteins exhibit an unusual sequence composition that includes large numbers of potential glycosylation sites. Expression of one such protein has been shown restore the ability of a bacterium to form floc, a type of biofilm.), which produces MLKPVKSMMVVLFAVVATHVQASQYAWSSIHGDDTDEWDRVANWWWGDGGQPSEAPGADDNVLIGAIFSNTQLDWPVMNTTVAVSNLFLGGGKGTPGKDGELTIESGANLTVGGAFRLGSDGGDSLGYTGTLYMTGGSMVSDVFAVGMNGSEGLAYLSGDASITVNTFFTFREEGTGTIYMADSSVLTVAGNKTGLANDRIMASVGGESISASYDGSSTTFTVIPEPATLGLVAAVGGTVLFIRRRFMM; this is translated from the coding sequence ATGTTGAAGCCAGTGAAGTCGATGATGGTGGTTTTGTTTGCGGTGGTTGCAACCCATGTGCAGGCATCTCAGTATGCTTGGTCGAGTATTCATGGCGACGACACGGACGAATGGGACCGGGTTGCGAACTGGTGGTGGGGCGACGGCGGCCAGCCGTCGGAAGCCCCCGGAGCCGATGACAATGTTTTGATCGGTGCGATTTTTTCCAATACGCAGCTGGATTGGCCTGTGATGAACACCACGGTGGCGGTCAGCAACCTGTTTCTTGGAGGGGGCAAGGGAACCCCGGGGAAAGATGGGGAGTTGACAATTGAGAGCGGGGCGAACCTGACGGTGGGTGGTGCTTTCCGTTTGGGATCGGATGGCGGGGACAGCCTTGGCTATACCGGAACGCTCTATATGACCGGCGGCTCGATGGTTTCCGATGTTTTTGCGGTGGGTATGAACGGCAGTGAAGGGCTCGCATACTTGAGTGGGGACGCGAGCATTACGGTTAATACGTTCTTCACGTTCAGGGAGGAAGGCACAGGTACCATCTATATGGCGGACAGCTCGGTTTTGACGGTTGCCGGCAACAAGACGGGTTTGGCGAACGACCGTATTATGGCGAGTGTTGGCGGAGAGTCCATTTCGGCCAGTTATGATGGTTCTTCGACGACGTTTACCGTGATTCCCGAACCCGCAACGCTGGGTCTGGTTGCGGCGGTTGGCGGTACGGTGCTGTTTATTCGGCGGCGCTTCATGATGTGA
- a CDS encoding sulfatase — translation MSPFRLTLSTVLIAATIATAAPPPPNIVFVLADDLGWTDLACFGSDLYETPNLDKLAKQGVRFTDAYASAPLCSATRAAILSGFAPARQHLHGVTPHKRTEKYESSFADYESWNVEPKLRSAKALKTEIPVQLGQLPLATITIAERLKEASYATGYFGKWHLGPDDDKYPDKQGFDINIGGTHYGWPPSYFSPYRISTLPDGPKGEYVTDRLTDEACAFIKQSAKAEKPFFCYLSHFAVHGPWQGKPDDVEHFKKKIRPGMAHKNPHYAAMIKSMDDSIGQLMDQLNELGLEKSTIIIFTSDNGGIHFTKPETPGTIEGFVTDNAPLRGSKSTTWEGGIRIPQIIRWPGIAKSGSVSKEPVVSTDFYPTLLAAAGLAPQADHPLDGIDLKPILQGKPSSRKQLTWFMPHYMALGMPDEMPSCGVIRVGDWKLIKLFEGGYRLFNLKDDIGETKNLAAAMPEKTAQLEKKLMAELKQQNAFIPAVNPDFDEQAFETYRAKMRQKNFGE, via the coding sequence ATGAGTCCGTTCCGCCTCACACTAAGTACCGTGCTGATCGCCGCAACCATAGCGACCGCCGCACCGCCCCCCCCCAACATTGTTTTTGTGCTGGCCGACGACCTGGGCTGGACCGACCTCGCCTGCTTCGGGAGCGACCTCTATGAAACCCCCAATCTGGATAAACTGGCCAAACAGGGCGTCCGCTTTACCGATGCCTATGCCTCCGCCCCGCTCTGCTCCGCCACCCGCGCCGCCATCCTGTCCGGCTTCGCCCCCGCCCGCCAGCACCTCCACGGCGTCACCCCACACAAACGGACGGAGAAATATGAAAGCAGCTTTGCCGATTATGAATCGTGGAACGTCGAACCCAAGCTGCGCAGCGCGAAGGCCCTGAAAACCGAAATACCGGTTCAGCTCGGCCAACTGCCGCTCGCCACCATCACCATCGCCGAACGCCTGAAGGAAGCCAGCTATGCCACCGGCTACTTCGGCAAATGGCACCTCGGCCCGGACGACGACAAATATCCCGACAAGCAGGGATTCGATATCAACATCGGCGGAACCCACTACGGCTGGCCGCCCAGCTATTTTTCGCCCTACAGAATATCGACCCTGCCCGACGGCCCCAAAGGCGAATATGTGACCGACCGCCTGACCGATGAGGCCTGCGCCTTCATCAAACAATCAGCCAAAGCTGAAAAACCCTTCTTCTGCTATCTCTCGCACTTTGCCGTGCACGGCCCCTGGCAGGGCAAACCGGACGATGTGGAACACTTTAAGAAAAAGATCCGCCCCGGCATGGCGCACAAAAATCCGCACTATGCCGCCATGATCAAAAGCATGGACGACAGCATCGGGCAGTTGATGGATCAGCTCAACGAACTGGGACTCGAAAAGAGCACCATCATCATATTCACCTCCGACAACGGCGGCATCCATTTCACCAAGCCCGAAACACCCGGCACCATCGAAGGCTTCGTGACCGACAACGCTCCGCTGCGCGGCTCCAAAAGCACCACGTGGGAAGGCGGCATCCGCATTCCGCAGATCATCCGCTGGCCCGGCATCGCCAAATCCGGATCCGTCAGCAAAGAACCGGTGGTCTCGACCGACTTCTACCCCACCCTTCTCGCCGCCGCCGGACTCGCCCCACAAGCGGACCATCCGCTCGACGGTATCGACCTTAAACCGATCCTACAGGGAAAGCCATCCAGCCGAAAGCAGCTCACCTGGTTTATGCCGCACTACATGGCACTCGGCATGCCCGACGAAATGCCCTCCTGCGGCGTCATCCGCGTGGGTGACTGGAAACTGATTAAGCTCTTCGAAGGCGGCTATCGCCTCTTCAACCTGAAAGACGACATCGGCGAAACCAAAAACCTGGCCGCCGCCATGCCCGAAAAAACCGCGCAACTGGAAAAGAAACTCATGGCAGAACTCAAACAGCAAAACGCCTTCATCCCCGCCGTCAACCCGGACTTCGACGAACAGGCCTTCGAAACATACCGCGCCAAAATGAGACAGAAAAATTTTGGGGAATAA
- a CDS encoding uroporphyrinogen decarboxylase family protein: MNARERVLAVLNRETPDRVPVDIWLVPELVEKFKQKLGVDDELDVYRKLDVDKIAWLGIPCKGVVLKDPNEHQQVNHWGVGFEMVEANENAEYGEVSFHPLLELDSVEQLDAYPWPNPDDFDYETAAAEAKMLAKEFVTLGPWISLFEVYCSMRSLEEALMDTIAEPEFLHAALDHIAEAQGEMVRRFFEAADGAIDMLFISDDVGSQNSLIMSPEAFDEFIFPRLKVWCDLAHSYGAKVFFHTDGAAEPLIPRLIEAGIDVLNPIQHVCPGMDCKELKAKYGDQVIFHGGVENQKILPFGTAEEVAVETKQCLDELGPDGYLPCSCHFAQADTPVENVTALIEAVQQYKA, from the coding sequence ATGAATGCAAGAGAACGGGTGTTGGCTGTATTGAATCGCGAGACACCGGACCGGGTGCCGGTGGATATCTGGCTGGTGCCGGAGCTGGTGGAAAAATTTAAACAAAAGCTTGGCGTGGACGATGAACTCGATGTCTACCGCAAGCTGGATGTGGATAAAATCGCGTGGCTCGGCATTCCCTGCAAGGGCGTGGTGTTGAAAGATCCCAACGAACATCAGCAGGTCAATCACTGGGGCGTCGGGTTTGAAATGGTCGAGGCCAACGAAAATGCTGAATACGGCGAGGTTTCCTTTCATCCCTTGCTCGAACTCGATTCGGTCGAACAGCTCGATGCCTATCCCTGGCCGAATCCCGATGATTTTGATTATGAAACCGCCGCGGCCGAAGCGAAGATGCTCGCCAAAGAATTTGTTACCCTCGGCCCATGGATCTCATTGTTTGAGGTCTACTGCTCTATGCGGTCGCTTGAAGAGGCGCTGATGGATACCATTGCCGAACCGGAATTCCTGCATGCGGCACTGGACCATATTGCCGAAGCACAGGGCGAAATGGTACGCCGCTTTTTCGAGGCGGCCGACGGCGCAATCGATATGCTGTTTATCAGCGACGATGTGGGATCGCAGAACAGTCTCATTATGTCGCCGGAGGCATTTGATGAATTTATATTCCCGCGCCTCAAGGTCTGGTGCGATCTGGCGCATTCCTATGGAGCGAAGGTGTTTTTTCATACCGACGGTGCTGCCGAGCCGCTGATTCCGCGCCTGATTGAGGCGGGCATTGATGTGCTCAACCCGATTCAGCACGTTTGTCCGGGCATGGACTGCAAAGAATTGAAGGCCAAATATGGCGATCAGGTGATTTTTCACGGCGGCGTGGAAAACCAGAAAATTCTTCCGTTCGGAACCGCTGAAGAAGTGGCTGTCGAAACGAAACAATGTCTGGATGAGCTCGGCCCCGATGGCTACCTGCCATGCTCCTGTCACTTCGCGCAGGCCGACACCCCGGTCGAAAACGTCACGGCGCTGATTGAGGCCGTGCAGCAATACAAAGCCTGA
- a CDS encoding uroporphyrinogen decarboxylase family protein, producing MKKFEPDYRHMVDAAYNKEAERLPLYEHGFDPSVVEKIINEPVMPLLESSYEDHVEAQRRIARCGIQLGYDVIPFERPVVRVVQNGAALMGHAPALIETMEDIEAYPWEKKAAEFLAHFEFHYDALREALPEGMKAVGGIGNGLFETVQDFTTFQELAFLQVDEPEAFEALWQRVGDLQFELWKWLLENHADSFAVCRFGDDLGFRSSTLIQPDDIRKHVLPQYKRIVDLVHSYDKPFLLHSCGKIYDVMDDIIDGVGIEAKHSNEDAIDVFDVWVDRYGDRIGNFGGIEMNIMTLNTPGEVKQYVLDLLDRIGNGNGGIAIGTGNQISDYTEPANWIAMCEAVREWRGE from the coding sequence GTGAAAAAATTCGAACCGGACTACCGGCATATGGTCGATGCGGCGTATAACAAGGAAGCGGAGCGCCTGCCGCTCTATGAACACGGATTTGATCCGAGCGTCGTGGAAAAGATCATCAACGAGCCGGTCATGCCGTTGCTGGAGTCAAGCTATGAAGACCATGTCGAGGCGCAGCGCCGGATCGCCCGCTGCGGCATCCAGCTGGGGTACGATGTAATTCCGTTCGAGCGCCCGGTCGTCCGGGTGGTTCAGAATGGTGCCGCGTTGATGGGGCACGCGCCGGCACTGATAGAAACCATGGAGGATATCGAGGCCTATCCCTGGGAAAAGAAAGCGGCGGAGTTTCTTGCGCACTTTGAATTTCACTACGACGCCCTGCGTGAAGCGTTGCCTGAAGGTATGAAAGCGGTCGGCGGCATTGGAAACGGGCTATTTGAAACCGTGCAGGATTTCACGACGTTCCAGGAGCTCGCCTTCCTGCAGGTGGATGAGCCTGAAGCGTTCGAAGCGCTGTGGCAGCGGGTCGGCGATCTCCAGTTTGAATTGTGGAAATGGCTGCTGGAAAACCATGCCGACAGCTTTGCGGTCTGCCGTTTCGGCGATGACCTCGGCTTCCGCTCCTCCACGCTGATCCAGCCGGACGATATCCGCAAGCACGTTCTGCCGCAGTACAAGCGCATTGTTGATCTCGTTCATTCGTACGATAAACCGTTCCTGCTGCACTCCTGCGGGAAAATCTATGACGTGATGGACGATATCATTGACGGGGTCGGCATCGAAGCCAAACATTCCAACGAAGATGCCATTGACGTCTTTGATGTCTGGGTCGATCGCTATGGTGACCGTATCGGCAACTTCGGCGGAATCGAAATGAACATCATGACGCTCAACACGCCGGGAGAGGTTAAGCAGTATGTCCTCGACCTGCTCGACCGCATCGGTAATGGAAACGGCGGCATCGCCATCGGAACCGGCAATCAGATTTCCGACTACACCGAGCCGGCCAACTGGATCGCCATGTGCGAAGCCGTCCGCGAGTGGAGGGGGGAGTAA